One segment of Paenibacillus pabuli DNA contains the following:
- the cobJ gene encoding precorrin-3B C(17)-methyltransferase has protein sequence MQSQGKLLIIGFGPGAMEHITTRALEALRESEVIIGYNTYVDLIRPLLDGQEIVRTGMTEEVSRAQEAVRQAEMGKIVAVISSGDAGVYGMAGLVYEVLMEQGWKPESGVGVEVIPGVSAIQSCASLLGAPVMHDACTISLSDHLTPWETIIRRVEAAAAADFVIALYNPRSGRRTRQIVETQEMLLRYRSPQTPVGLVKSAYRERQDVVMTTLEDMLNHDIGMLTTVIIGNSSTMMYEGLMVTPRGYQRKYTLNTAEQSLRPHERLRTEAEPWSLGAMEARSAASADAADTVRDAQTAQPAAEPALRGASTSAGTGPQGQHGAGMPAAQPSGSPAGGGSTAVLSAERPAAVNTAARTAEAQPGTGAAELAAEALTRLAAGGKLAGEAASRWLDAAVPGVPAGTPQAAADAAVRTAPEPGRKAPLFEIGVSPGVGNKKFTAAQMALLAQCASEEGELEYTPEHQIILRVPTFEPAQLVEELRAANFIVVPIGDVIKVKACDFCDMEKDDAVPMANHLQAVIGGLSAPKETSVALNGCGMACYGAVLEDIGIVYRKGGYDLFLGGKKFGRNAHPAQPVAEGIPGDQIGGMVERIVAEYKEKGHPNERFHKFFKRVGVIQGFRHVDAPVTVEVNPVCGD, from the coding sequence ATGCAGAGTCAAGGAAAGCTGCTGATTATCGGCTTTGGCCCGGGAGCCATGGAGCATATCACCACACGGGCATTGGAGGCACTTCGGGAGAGCGAGGTCATTATTGGTTATAACACCTACGTTGACCTGATTCGTCCACTCCTGGACGGACAGGAGATTGTGCGGACAGGCATGACCGAGGAAGTAAGCCGGGCACAGGAAGCGGTCAGACAGGCGGAGATGGGCAAAATTGTTGCGGTAATCTCCAGTGGAGATGCAGGTGTATACGGCATGGCAGGACTGGTGTATGAGGTACTGATGGAGCAGGGCTGGAAGCCGGAAAGCGGCGTCGGCGTAGAGGTTATTCCGGGTGTATCTGCCATTCAATCCTGCGCTTCCTTGCTGGGTGCGCCTGTGATGCATGATGCATGTACGATCAGTCTGAGTGACCACCTTACGCCTTGGGAGACAATCATTCGCCGAGTGGAAGCAGCAGCAGCGGCTGATTTTGTCATTGCTCTGTACAACCCTCGTAGTGGACGCCGGACGCGGCAGATCGTGGAGACTCAGGAGATGCTGCTGCGATATCGCAGTCCCCAGACGCCGGTGGGACTTGTAAAAAGTGCCTATCGTGAACGTCAGGATGTCGTGATGACCACGCTGGAAGATATGTTGAATCATGATATCGGCATGCTGACGACCGTCATCATAGGTAACTCCTCGACCATGATGTATGAAGGACTCATGGTCACACCGCGCGGATATCAGCGGAAATACACGCTGAATACCGCGGAACAGTCGCTCAGACCGCATGAGCGGCTTCGCACGGAGGCCGAGCCTTGGTCGCTCGGCGCCATGGAGGCCCGTTCTGCCGCTTCAGCCGATGCAGCAGACACGGTCCGCGACGCGCAGACCGCGCAGCCAGCTGCGGAGCCAGCCCTGCGCGGCGCGAGCACCAGCGCGGGCACGGGGCCGCAAGGGCAGCACGGCGCTGGTATGCCTGCTGCTCAGCCATCGGGAAGCCCGGCAGGTGGCGGTAGCACCGCAGTGCTTTCCGCTGAGCGCCCTGCGGCGGTGAATACCGCGGCGCGTACAGCCGAGGCACAGCCGGGTACTGGTGCGGCCGAGCTGGCTGCCGAGGCGCTGACGCGGCTTGCGGCAGGCGGCAAACTCGCCGGCGAAGCGGCCAGTCGCTGGCTGGATGCGGCGGTGCCAGGCGTGCCAGCCGGGACGCCGCAGGCTGCAGCCGATGCTGCTGTGCGGACCGCACCTGAGCCGGGACGCAAGGCGCCGCTGTTCGAGATTGGCGTGTCGCCTGGCGTCGGCAACAAGAAGTTTACTGCAGCCCAGATGGCGCTTCTGGCGCAATGCGCGAGTGAAGAAGGCGAGCTGGAATACACGCCGGAGCATCAGATTATTTTGCGGGTACCGACCTTTGAACCGGCTCAGCTGGTAGAAGAACTGCGTGCAGCGAATTTCATCGTGGTGCCGATCGGTGACGTCATCAAGGTGAAGGCCTGTGACTTCTGCGACATGGAGAAGGATGATGCTGTTCCGATGGCCAATCATCTGCAGGCTGTTATAGGCGGACTTAGTGCGCCGAAAGAGACCAGCGTGGCTCTGAATGGCTGCGGCATGGCATGTTATGGTGCTGTATTGGAGGACATCGGAATTGTCTACCGCAAAGGCGGATACGACCTGTTCCTTGGCGGCAAGAAGTTCGGACGAAACGCTCACCCTGCCCAGCCAGTAGCCGAGGGGATTCCAGGTGATCAGATTGGCGGGATGGTGGAGCGGATCGTAGCGGAGTACAAGGAAAAGGGACACCCGAATGAGCGA
- a CDS encoding uroporphyrinogen-III synthase, whose protein sequence is MAQYLAGVRVALTGPRKSKEMALLVEKMGGIPLVRPAQGTVFLDDRSIRDGLVSLISDPPDWAVLTTGMGLDAIFEMAEDMDIAGQLLDVLSEASIAARGYKTVNALRKRKLAPLVRDDDGSTDGLIREFAPHDLAGKKVMLQLHGETAPKLVNWLEEQGAQVRQVLPYRHVPPEEAELELLLNEIVQHEVDAVAFTSGPQVRFLSAYAASQGKLEQMQQAFREAVIPASVGKVTANAMLEEGIEARVVPEEEKMGALIVELGRYIAAAHANKS, encoded by the coding sequence ATGGCTCAATATTTGGCAGGTGTACGTGTAGCGCTGACAGGACCACGTAAATCCAAGGAAATGGCCTTGTTGGTTGAGAAAATGGGTGGTATTCCACTCGTGCGGCCAGCACAGGGAACGGTATTCCTGGATGATCGGAGCATACGCGATGGTCTTGTCTCTTTAATCTCTGATCCACCCGACTGGGCGGTGTTAACTACAGGGATGGGGCTCGATGCCATATTTGAAATGGCAGAGGATATGGACATTGCCGGTCAACTGCTGGATGTCCTGTCGGAAGCCTCGATTGCGGCAAGAGGATACAAAACGGTGAATGCACTTCGTAAGCGCAAGCTCGCACCGCTGGTCCGGGATGATGATGGCAGTACGGATGGGCTGATCCGGGAGTTCGCCCCACATGATCTGGCAGGCAAAAAAGTCATGCTCCAGCTTCACGGGGAGACTGCACCGAAGCTGGTCAACTGGCTGGAGGAACAGGGTGCACAGGTAAGACAGGTTTTGCCTTATCGTCATGTGCCGCCAGAAGAGGCCGAACTCGAATTGCTTTTGAATGAAATCGTGCAGCATGAGGTCGACGCTGTAGCATTCACCAGCGGCCCCCAAGTACGGTTTTTGTCAGCATATGCAGCTTCCCAAGGCAAGCTGGAACAGATGCAGCAGGCTTTCCGGGAAGCTGTAATTCCTGCATCTGTAGGCAAGGTGACTGCGAACGCCATGCTTGAAGAAGGTATTGAAGCACGGGTTGTTCCGGAGGAAGAAAAGATGGGAGCGCTCATCGTTGAACTGGGACGATATATTGCTGCAGCACATGCCAATAAATCCTGA
- a CDS encoding GerAB/ArcD/ProY family transporter, translating into MNQRVTNRQLTLLVLLLSITGTLIQPHAQAIFYAEQHAYLSYIPVFLVMLASMWMLNRVQGRFPDQDLFESLVERFPFLGRVTGLMYILFFLIVFARDIRLIGDYVSITLLETTPISIVVLSLLVMAVFIVRGGLGSLIGMSELYITLFLLNSVVVPFMLIQQVNLENLMPYFDVDAAGVGKGSWYIFSFFGEMVALPFVIKGSDFRFKSVTWGITIAALLMMLIMIETITSIGVPIASRLVYPSYELARQLQVSDFLDRFDLALAAATLPTMITKIAFDLYFICWGLKRMIPKVSGKLMTGPVALVGFVCAFWFFKNAIQLFRFTREWTWIAILFEVLFPIILFVFLRPRKKERDSSREGEKHRDTSKKQDEQGEKRHGSDQEDETGHDDMQGGELQPS; encoded by the coding sequence ATGAATCAGAGGGTGACTAACCGGCAGCTTACGCTGCTGGTCTTGCTGCTGAGTATAACGGGTACGTTGATTCAACCTCATGCTCAGGCCATTTTCTATGCCGAACAGCATGCCTATCTATCCTATATCCCTGTGTTTCTGGTCATGCTTGCATCCATGTGGATGTTAAATCGTGTCCAGGGGAGGTTCCCCGATCAGGACTTGTTCGAGTCTTTGGTCGAAAGATTTCCCTTTTTGGGACGGGTGACGGGCTTAATGTACATCTTGTTTTTTCTTATTGTGTTTGCCCGTGACATCCGGCTGATCGGTGACTACGTAAGTATTACTTTGCTCGAGACGACGCCCATATCCATCGTTGTGTTGTCTCTCTTGGTCATGGCTGTGTTTATCGTAAGGGGAGGGCTGGGTTCTTTAATCGGGATGTCAGAGCTTTACATCACCCTGTTCTTGTTAAACTCGGTTGTCGTCCCGTTCATGTTGATTCAGCAAGTGAACCTGGAAAATCTGATGCCGTACTTTGATGTTGATGCAGCAGGTGTCGGCAAAGGAAGCTGGTATATCTTCTCTTTCTTTGGTGAGATGGTTGCATTGCCTTTTGTCATCAAGGGAAGCGACTTTCGGTTCAAATCCGTGACTTGGGGAATAACGATTGCTGCCTTGCTGATGATGCTGATTATGATCGAGACCATTACCTCCATTGGTGTGCCGATCGCATCAAGGCTGGTATATCCTTCGTATGAACTTGCCAGACAACTGCAAGTAAGTGACTTTCTGGACCGGTTCGACCTGGCACTGGCTGCGGCCACCCTGCCTACCATGATTACAAAAATTGCATTTGACCTGTATTTTATATGCTGGGGACTGAAGCGAATGATTCCCAAAGTATCCGGGAAGCTCATGACCGGTCCAGTTGCGCTTGTTGGATTCGTATGTGCATTTTGGTTTTTTAAGAATGCAATTCAGCTGTTCCGCTTCACGCGGGAGTGGACATGGATTGCCATTCTATTCGAAGTGCTCTTTCCCATCATTCTTTTCGTGTTTCTTCGGCCACGTAAAAAGGAAAGGGACTCCTCACGCGAAGGAGAGAAGCATCGCGATACAAGCAAAAAACAGGATGAACAGGGGGAAAAAAGACACGGTTCGGATCAGGAAGACGAGACAGGACATGATGACATGCAGGGGGGCGAGCTTCAGCCTTCCTAA
- a CDS encoding Ger(x)C family spore germination protein, which produces MHFMHKYRTIVLLFLCTLLLSGCWDREEINDIAFVIGIAIDKEKQDYRTSLQIALPGQSGAAGSEGGGGGTSGDKSWFMLSTTAKTFRGTSLEGQKALSRRLYYAHRRTLLIGEDLAREGVAPMLDLLTRYPLNRLSAMPVVTKGEAFKVLDADAPIEKFPSEMVRELCFLNMRNPRSLKLFIDSILSDGIDPFLPIASITENVPKDWKDVKTNIKLDGLAIFKKDKLVGMIEKAPADALILAMGEANTPEVLLKAPKGEGSLFIKLNENNSSFQPHIRDDKVSVTIQLYAKGILVDNESDYGDLREREIVSLNEAIHKKVKDDIEEGVRLLQRKYNADILGLGRSIHQQMPKEWDKIKDRWYDIYPNMEVVVEPHIIIENVGITNKPIGLTEEEIVHD; this is translated from the coding sequence ATGCATTTCATGCATAAGTATCGCACAATAGTGCTGCTGTTCCTGTGTACCCTTTTGTTGTCTGGCTGTTGGGATCGTGAAGAAATTAATGATATTGCATTTGTAATTGGCATTGCCATCGACAAGGAGAAGCAGGATTACAGAACAAGTCTGCAAATTGCTCTGCCTGGTCAGTCTGGTGCCGCTGGAAGTGAAGGAGGCGGAGGAGGCACAAGCGGGGATAAATCCTGGTTCATGCTGTCCACGACAGCCAAAACCTTTCGCGGTACCTCGCTTGAAGGGCAAAAAGCTCTGTCCCGGCGGCTTTATTATGCACATCGGCGTACGCTGCTGATCGGAGAGGATTTGGCGAGGGAAGGGGTTGCCCCCATGCTGGACTTGTTAACCAGATACCCACTGAATCGTCTGTCTGCGATGCCTGTAGTCACCAAGGGTGAAGCGTTTAAGGTTCTCGACGCGGACGCACCGATTGAAAAATTCCCCTCGGAAATGGTAAGGGAATTGTGTTTCCTGAACATGCGTAATCCGCGCTCGCTTAAACTCTTTATCGATTCCATCCTTTCGGATGGGATAGATCCTTTTCTCCCGATCGCTTCCATTACGGAAAACGTTCCGAAGGATTGGAAGGATGTCAAAACCAACATCAAGTTGGATGGATTGGCCATTTTCAAAAAAGACAAGCTTGTAGGCATGATTGAAAAGGCACCCGCGGATGCACTTATTTTGGCTATGGGTGAAGCAAATACCCCGGAAGTGCTGCTCAAGGCTCCGAAGGGCGAAGGGAGCCTGTTCATCAAGCTCAACGAAAACAATTCGTCGTTTCAACCGCATATCCGCGATGACAAAGTAAGCGTGACCATTCAATTGTACGCCAAGGGGATCTTGGTAGATAACGAATCGGATTATGGCGACCTGCGTGAACGGGAAATTGTGAGTCTGAACGAAGCGATCCACAAAAAAGTTAAAGATGATATTGAGGAAGGCGTAAGGCTGCTCCAGCGAAAGTATAATGCCGATATTCTGGGGTTGGGCCGTTCCATACATCAGCAAATGCCGAAAGAATGGGATAAAATCAAGGACCGTTGGTATGATATCTATCCGAACATGGAGGTCGTGGTAGAGCCTCATATCATCATTGAGAATGTAGGCATCACCAATAAACCGATTGGATTGACCGAGGAGGAGATCGTCCATGATTAA
- a CDS encoding spore germination protein, whose translation MADRKTGKEATPNSTEKKHVPLGLPSPPILKQPIGLTHESHMLALEDIFSDSSDVVFRNVMISPEVQGLLVYIEGIVNSADIQDHMLRPLIRGLIEQRTDEPDVPIDDTRIALTQVKKVDSWAAAADGVLESSALLLINGSRDAWLFNVKGGVRRGVEEPQTESVIRGPREGFTETLRVNTALIRFKLKTSSLKMLSMTIGTETKTNVVLTYLDDIADPKLIKDVKNRLNKIKIDGVLETGYIEELIEDHPYSPFPQMHYTERPDTTVGNLLEGRFAILVDGSPFALIGPVTMWQMLQASEDYYERFFISNLVRWIRFLFVAIALFLPALYIAITTFHQDMLPTTLILSIAGAREAIPFPAVVEALIMELSFEALREAGVRLPKTVGQAVSILGALVIGQAAVQAGIVSAPMVIIVSMTGIASFTIPRFNFAITVRLLRFPIMLLAGALGLYGIVIGLVLISVHLTQMTSFGVPYLSGLSPYNKTDTKDIVIRAPWWKMIRRPSTVHRDQKRMNAKINGSPEAEEGW comes from the coding sequence ACATCTTCTCGGATAGTTCGGATGTGGTTTTCCGCAATGTCATGATTTCACCTGAAGTTCAAGGACTTCTCGTATATATCGAAGGGATTGTGAATTCGGCGGATATTCAGGACCATATGCTGCGTCCACTGATTCGAGGGCTGATCGAGCAGCGTACTGATGAACCTGATGTCCCGATTGATGATACCCGAATTGCGCTTACTCAAGTGAAAAAGGTTGACTCCTGGGCTGCAGCGGCAGATGGTGTACTGGAATCCTCGGCACTGCTGCTGATTAATGGAAGCCGGGATGCCTGGCTCTTTAATGTCAAAGGCGGTGTCCGCCGGGGAGTAGAGGAGCCGCAAACGGAATCCGTTATCCGAGGTCCCCGTGAAGGGTTTACGGAGACATTGCGTGTAAACACGGCACTGATTCGTTTTAAGTTAAAAACCTCTTCGCTCAAAATGTTGAGCATGACCATCGGAACAGAGACCAAAACCAATGTCGTGCTGACGTATTTGGATGATATTGCGGATCCCAAGTTGATCAAGGATGTCAAAAACCGCCTGAACAAGATCAAAATCGATGGTGTTCTCGAAACGGGATATATCGAGGAATTAATTGAAGATCATCCGTATTCCCCGTTCCCCCAGATGCATTATACGGAACGTCCGGATACGACGGTTGGTAATCTGCTGGAAGGCCGCTTTGCCATTCTTGTGGATGGCAGCCCGTTTGCCCTAATTGGTCCGGTTACCATGTGGCAGATGCTGCAGGCCAGTGAGGATTATTATGAACGGTTCTTTATCAGCAATCTGGTGCGCTGGATCCGGTTTCTGTTTGTAGCTATCGCACTGTTTCTGCCAGCACTGTATATCGCTATTACAACTTTCCATCAGGACATGCTGCCAACCACGCTGATTCTGAGTATCGCCGGGGCAAGGGAGGCCATCCCGTTTCCGGCGGTGGTGGAAGCTCTTATTATGGAATTGTCATTTGAGGCCTTGCGTGAAGCCGGGGTTAGGTTGCCAAAAACGGTGGGCCAGGCCGTTAGTATTCTCGGGGCGCTCGTGATCGGACAAGCAGCGGTTCAGGCCGGAATTGTATCTGCGCCGATGGTTATTATCGTATCGATGACGGGTATTGCGTCATTTACCATCCCGCGCTTTAACTTTGCCATTACGGTTCGTTTGCTGCGGTTTCCGATCATGCTTCTCGCCGGCGCGCTCGGATTGTACGGCATTGTAATCGGACTGGTACTGATCTCGGTCCATCTGACGCAGATGACTTCCTTTGGTGTGCCGTATCTGTCGGGGCTGAGTCCATACAACAAGACAGATACCAAGGATATTGTGATTCGTGCACCATGGTGGAAAATGATCCGTCGTCCTTCCACAGTGCATCGGGATCAGAAGCGTATGAATGCCAAAATCAACGGTTCGCCAGAAGCCGAAGAGGGGTGGTAA